The DNA region atagcgTACGGAAAGTGTTCGAAGCACATAGTAACACAGAGGAACAAGCGGAATTTAATAACGTTTCGTCTACTTTATTTCTTACCCTGATGAAACCTTGTTGTGGGACAATGGAACTGTGAAACTAATCTCCATTCTTGTAAATCGATCCCTAAAAGTCTATtcttgcatagagatccgcagtctccgCAATACTTAGGTACTCTACTCCTATATGTATTGTTACAATATTATTTCTCGATACTTGGTTCCTCGTGTGACACACATTATTGTTCATAAGTTGTCGGACATCTTGTTGATGTTGAACTGAAATGAATAGAGCTTGCAGATATAAAGCAATGTTAGACTGTCATATTTAATCCTGcgatttttaaataaacaaatttacTAAATATGCTGTATAGTTCTTCTTAGAACGTGAAAAGTTAACGTTTTTATTTTGTAGTTTGCCATTTCATGACATCAATTCGTTGTTGCTCTAATACATCAATGTCCGACAACTTATGAATTACAATGTTTATAGGTACGTGTATATACGAATATATAATACatgtatataattatattgtgCACGTTGACTCATACGATGTCGAATCTCTTTGTTTCTGTTCTCGTTAAAtgtagtatatgtataatataataggctacggaagtttatgcaaatcAACAGTTTTATAGACGAGTTCAACGAAACGAAGATACATATATCAAATTTGATGTTCTTTGAGAGTAGTTTCAGAGAATAAAAAATAGAATGAGACTGTCTTATATTCTATCCAAGTTTGTATTGAAGGATTTCTTGAAAGTTTCCGTGTGTGTACAGGGTGGACAATAAATACAATCATCTTGAATAGATTCTAAGTTACACTAGTATTATTTCAAAAGGCATATtacacaatttaaaaattcattttgctTGTgtcaatgaaatattatatttttcatttgcaaatacTAGAATCATTCCATCCAAAAAGTACATTTCTCACGTAATAAATTCATACGTATAGTAATTGTTCGTAcaaagtataatttagaaattatttaagTTGAGTTGCCCAACCCTGTGTATGTATAGCGTTCTAATCCCACAGACATTAGATTGTTCAAAGATCTATTAATCAAAAAATTAAGTAAATATTatgttggcaactaagttcgcgacctcgacattttctcaaacaaagtcattcatATATATcctttaagcacgagtattttatatcaaattaatcgcaaaattcaaagCTTTCCAGTGAAATACAGTTCAAAAGTAATGATCACTGAATGAGgtaataatgatacaataaaagaattacgaaacaaaaggccgcgaatttagttgccaatctaatatattataaataactatTAATTAATCAAATGTGTCCATAGGAAAAGAACAGTATGCACTATTTCGGACATAAGTTGATGTCGAAGAATATATGTAGAATGTAGGACACTCTCGGGATAGATCTGGCCAAATAGGATTACTACTTTACAGGCTGTTTATGCAAATGATCCTGTGCAATTTAACCTTTGTCCCGGCAGTGTCCTTTCCCGTGAGACGAAATTCAGCGGACAGAGCATGCTACGGACTCTCTTTTACGTTAAATCCCGTGCATGTGGGGGCAAACATCGTTCTATCGAAAGGGGGTTCAATATTGCATCGACGCTCTTCGAGTGTCGATAATACTTACATTAGATCGAACTATGCTAGACCGTCTTTGGTAAAAGTTTCGTATATCTTGGCGATATCATTGTTCGTGATATGATGTTTGATTATTATAAAAACTCCGAAAATTTTCGTCGCCGTACAGATTCCAGATCGGAGAATACGAGAGAATGATTCGACCGATTCACCGGCATACTTTTCGTTTTCATTAGAATCGGAAGCGAAGCTTTGGTCGTGAACCCACGCGAATTTGATAAAGCTAGAACCATGAATTCTAGCTCATGGACAGAGAATGGTCACAAAGAGGATATGATTACGTCTCGATCAACACTTTAACTGCCACTGTTAGCTATACGACGCAGTTTATTATCTGACAACGACTGCCACATGACGTcgttacgacaaaaatggataaGTGAATTTTTATGTGCCACGGAAACGCGAATTTAGGAGTGCCGTTGCGTTATCCCTAACTTGTTTAAATGATTAAAAAGAGAAGCATTTTGATTCAACTCTTGTCTCACAATTAGACAATCTTTaagcaatataaataaaaatgatctaagTTAATCGCAAGGAACAAGAGTTGATTGAAAATTTAATGGATTGATTACCATACGTGGTTCAAATGAAAAGACATTGAAGTTTTGAACATGTAGaagtttttctcaaaaataaatttattttgaatttatTGCACGTGTATGAAATAGACATTGAAGAAcacatttaaacatttttattgacgCGTTCTGCACCTAGATCTTTTCACATAAAAAATGAAGCTGTCAACATTTACAGGACATATTGAATGGCATCCAtttaaaaatggaaatattaattATGCCACGTCAGCCGTGTACGTCTGACACGATTCTTTCTATCATTACTAAACCATTAGCTAGAATCTGTAAGATATGAAATTGTGTTCTGATTTCGATTTCAATCAgcatattaaataaaatgtacTATGTACACAATCGAATTAGATAAATATAAATGTgattgaataattaaaattagtagATACCACGTTGGAGTGTGTTAACATTGAGAATCAGTGGGCAGAACGCATTAATAAAGAACTTCAAATCAATGCTAATTTTTCGGATGGCTATCAGTCAGCAGTTAACGCGTTGTATCGCGACCAAGGATAGCATGAGATTTATCTGTGACCTTCCAAGACATTGGGAACAATATAGCTCGGGAATGTGGGTCGCCTTATGCGGATACTTAGCTTCCGGTCTGGTAACTTATAGTTTGTAGGCTGGCCGTCTACGGAATCGGTTTGTTACTCCGTAGAACAGggaatattatagaaaatattgTTCGACTTGGTGAGAGAACTGGATCGACCAGCGTTAAGGTATACGATAGCTCTTCGAAAGATTCGACAATTTCAGCATTTGAAAAATTCGACTTTTctacacatatgtatatctaGGGGGTGTCTACATAGAAAACGCGAAGCCAAACTGGCCGTGTGTGGTCTCATGCAATGACGATCGTCGCGAGGATTCGCTGTGGAAAGCAGATAGTCCCTTCATTGTCTTGCAAAGAAAGCAGAATCGAGAGTCTTGCAGAGTACTTTGACGGCCTGATAGGCCGGactctcttctttttcttcaaaGTCAACAAACATCGGTAACCCTTTGGCCGCCATCTATAAGCAATCGACGGTAATCGCTGCGTAAAGCATATTATCCGCTAATAATTAAATGTTCTGCTCAGACATAATTCTGCAGGCTGAGTTGCTGGAGAACAGAACGTCTGAACATTTGGCATTCGAGATAAAAGAAAATGTCCGAGAAAATTCTTTAGGTTGGAAACGGTAgtataatattttcaacattttagAGTGTTAATACAAGTACAGGTTCAATCATTTATATAATATGATCTCGAGACAACCATGAAATTAGAAATATAGATCAGTGTAAACGTTGACGTGTGTCATTTGATTTTTAAGGCATCGTGTTTCATTTATACAATCTCCTATTTCCACCAGCTTTTCGAGACAACACACAtcagtttattaattatacatttaACCATGTGTTATTCAGAGGAAGAAACGATCGACCTGGTTTTCACTTATTGCGGAAGTCAGAGTTTCAGAGGAGCAGTCTAAAGATCGATTTTCTGCTCTCAATTGTCCTAccccatttatttattctaatttaattaaaaagttgGACGAAACTTGCAATGCAGCGAATAAGGAGCCCGCGCGAGCGAAACGTTTCACGTATAAAGCAGTTCTACGAAATTAAGAGCGTATAACGCAACCTTAGAAAACTTTGCTAACGATAAAACCTCTCAACAAcgtcgaaacaaaaaatatgCTTATATTGTCATATTTGCACTGTTGAACAGTGTTCGCGATCAGTAAGACGATAATAATCGAGTAACACAACTttcttgtttttaattatttctttgtgaaacttttaccaagttattcgtgacatttttctgattaaaacgagtccaaacacgatacactTGAACCTCGACTATCTGAACTAATCAGAGGAACGTAAGTTTTTGAATAATGGAATAGTACATATATGAATCGAATTGTTCTCAAATATTCGAATAATGTATAATTCAGATATCAGCgattcggataatagaggttctacTGTCTTgtgaattaaacaagtaaaGATGATCCGAagtgtatcgtgtttggactcattttgatTAAATATGTGACCAATATGTCGGTGTAGGTTCCATAAGAAAATAGTTGAGAGCAAGAAAGTCGTGTCAAATTTTTCACGATTGTCCTGGACATTTTCTTTAACTTTCGATTGCAAGAAAGATATTTAGGCGGTCCGTTTGTCGTGGCTCACCCTCTATACTTAATCGATGGGCGGCAACCAAACTCTCGAAAGTACTCCTTGCACGGCAAGATTACTTCTACAGTAACGCCGTAGCTAACGAATACTTAGAATGGCCGGCAGTCAAAAGGTTAAGGAGTCAGTTAAAGGATCAATAAGTTATCTAAGAACGTCGAAAGAAATTCAAGACTTTCACAAGTTCCGCACTGCGCTGTCGATCGATATGAAAATAACGGAAACAATTAGGCCGCTTCCCTAACTTATACTCTATCTATTTACAATAAACGTTCTGATATGTTTCTAAATGTCGTACTCTAATTATAAAAAGAGACGTAAAGCGTTCGAATCTAAAGTACACGTTCTGTATACAGAGTGGAACGTTCGAAACGGAACATCGGAGCGTCTCCGGTCTTTATAGAAAATATTGTTCATAGAAAACTGACATTTTTCCAAGCAGCAGTTTATCTTCTTGCAGTTTGCAAGAAAGGACAGGCATTTTTACAAGACGAGGAgatttctataataatattaGAGTTTCGAAAGACCGCGTTTAACGCAATGTCTTTTGATAATGAGACTGGCGTCGTCGACTGGTTTGCCCTGTTGTGGTTGTAACCAGGGATCGAAAGagtttcagaatttttttaaaacagaaaactataaaaaaatatcaattcttCTGTAAcaagaaattgttaaaataaaatatacagcttGTAATTTCTTCAGAAACGAAACTGTTCATTTCGATTCCTGATGGTAACGAAAAGAAACTCTGCAGGCAAGGACGTCTCCTGATTCAGGATCAGTTGCGTGACTCCGGTTGCGTACACGAGATGCATTACAATCTGTTCGAACAATAAACACGAAAAAATAGGTATTTATAATAGGTTCTCCCGCAGGATCTTTTCGTAAAATATTCGCTTGACATTGTCGGATAACGTTGATCTCGTTCGAACGGTCCACCCATAGCAATCAAATCGCTTCGTCGAAAGTACGAAAATCATCACAGACAGGATCAATGGAAACAACGAAAACGAAGGATATATCACCGTGGAATGTATAGGCCAGAGGCAGCACGCGACGATCGTGATTATCAGATTCCTTAGAAGCTCTCGTCGATCCCTCGGTCGAAATTGAACACCTCGAAGTCGCCGTCCGGTGCGTCCGGGATGTTAGGTGCGACAGGTATTTCCGGTCGTAGTGCTACGCAGTCCCTAGGTGAGCACTCGACACGGCCCTCGGAACCGCAGCTGCACTCGATGCAGTTCCCGGTCGAGTGCGGCAGCACTTCGCCCTCCCGGTATTCCCTGCCTGGAAATCAACCGTCTCGTCACCCACTAGCCCAAAATTGTTTACGTTCCGTACAGCGTTGGCAAAATAGAAACCGATTAAAAATCGCTGCGCGATGCGGCCGTTCCGATTGAGCGCGGTCCCCTTTGAAAAACATACACGGTGGGCGGCAACATTGTTTGCAACGTTGACATAATTGAAAATCCACCATTTTAGAGGAAACGGGATTGAATATTCTGAAGTGTCCATCAGCGTCACACATGTGCGACGGCCACCATTTTGTATAGCACGCGGAGAAAAGAATTTCTAGATTTTCTATGACAAGatcttttttcatattttacaataGGATGCATTGCATTCGAGAATACAGTTTGGTAACGTAAAAGAAGTCGATCACTCACAGGATTCTGAAAAGAGCAAAACGTGCAAGCAAGAACAGTTTCATCGACATTAACAATTCAAACGCCTCAAATTTCGCGTATATCTTGCTAGCAGCCTGTCGTTCGTTATTCTAAAATATCGACCTGACTCCGCCCATTTTGCTCTAGCTCCTCCCACCGGCTCTCCTTAGCTGCCATAAACTTTTCTCAGTTTTAGCCAGCGATCCTCTCACCATCTCATCTGATCTATTCCTGCTAGCTCCTCCCAGCAATTTGCCCCAGCTCCTCCCCCCAGCTCCGAGTCGTTGAAATAGAAAAGTGATTGATTTAAACGCGGTCTCGTGTTCTGTGTGGCAGCGACGACTCCTCTTACATTAATTATTCCAATGTTTCGCCAGGACTGCAGCTGGCATCATCGGGCTGTCGAGTGACACGCTGTACCGTTGTTAATTGTTCAGCTGACCAATTAAAATCTCTAGTTGGTGGTTATCGATCCGGAACACGAACAGGGTATACACTTTAACAGTAAACCGCCGCACGACAAACAACGGTATCAGTGTGTCACGACATTCTCGTCCCCTTGATGAAGTTACAGCTGCAATGCCACCGGTACGTTCGCAGAATCTTTCCTCGTGGAAAACGCGTTTACCGGTGCTCGGCGGTAAAAAATGTACGAGCCACCGGTCGTAAAATCTTCGGATATCTGATAGAAGAGAGATATATGGCTCGGAAATTGATACAAATAGCAGCGGATGAGATTCGAGACTCACGTTTACGGGAGTCGACGCAACAACGGTTCAACCTCAGGAAAACTGTACGGTGCTCACTTAAAAGTTCGGGATCCGGAAGAAAAATTCTTGCGTTAGCGGGTAGCGTTTCTCCTCGAGCAATCGACTCGAGCACCGCTCCGTAACGCAAGAGAATAAATCTAGCAAGCGAAAGcgagaaaatttcaaatttgataACTTTCGTCCCACCTTTTCAAAAATGGCATCAATGCATTGCTGAGATTCTTGCGAttcaaacgagtccaaacacgacgtaaATCGGTTCCACTTTTATAGTCTTCGTATGTAGCGATCATGCGTATGCCCTTAATTGCTATATTTACATCAAGTCTATAAAACTAGTCCGATTtgggtcgtgtttggactcattttaatcagaagaacCTCAGCTATCCATTGATGCTACAATTATAAAGATAAGacaattgaaaatgaaatttgaaccgatgtaaatttaaccgtgcactGTAATCAACCGAACGCTACTGCATCCGTTCGGGATAAGCAAATTGCGGTTTGAATTTCAAAAGTCTCAGGGTAGAAACGGGCCGGTGGAAATTGAAAACCGAGTGATGTATTACCCATCACGAGGCACGTAGTCAGCGCTGGCTGCGAAGTAGTAGAGTACGTCCCGTTAATCTCCACGTATCCCTGCTGCTCCGGATCGCCGAAAGCTTCCTCGGAGCTGTCGTCGGCGTCCGTGCTCTCCTCCAGCGACGGTGTGTAATTACTTTCTATCGTTGTCGACGGGAGGAGCGAGGGGCCGGCGGATGGATCGGTGCTCGGACTGTAATTCTGccaccaacaatatacctcgccgGCGACACACAGGCAATGAGAGTTCGCATCGTAGGACGGTATCTGGAACAGAGGCAGAAGGAACTCCGTGGTACGTTATCTGGCCGGACGGATCTTTTCCTGTCCGTTGCCTCGTTCAATGGTAATATTAGATTGATCGGAAACTTCGGGGAATGTTGCCAATATCGTATCGTTTGCGGGACATTCTGCTTTCGAATGCCATATTTCCACGAATTTTTTCCGGAAGAGATACTTTCCGCAGTAGCAACTCGAGATACGACCTTACACATCCACTTTGTTCTATCAAACAgtatgtaataaatagactgcggattttatgcatttataacaaaaattggtacatacaatttaaaaccgTGGGCatggtaaaaatatttaagggcatcaatgcattagtttcagcttaataggataattaaaagaagaattcaatttttatttggctcctgtgtcctgcaatcaatgcaaacattttttattttgcatgaagatccgcagtctagtaataaatcaaATCTGACATTTCATAGGCCCCAACCTAACAGAACGTATGCCTATTCATTATTTctagactgcggttctttatacaaaatgaaaattgtttgcgGGGGCATTCTGCTTTCGAATGCCATATTTCCACGAATTTTTTCCGGAAGAGATACTTTCCGCAGTAGCAACTCGAGATACGACCTTACACATCCGCTTTGTTCTATCAAACAgtatgtaataaatagactgcgtattttatgcatttataacaaaaattggtacatacaatttaaaaccgTGGGCa from Lasioglossum baleicum chromosome 11, iyLasBale1, whole genome shotgun sequence includes:
- the LOC143213700 gene encoding uncharacterized protein LOC143213700, with protein sequence MRSSSLFAIIAWLQCHVAGTRAVPARTTEGQILLGEVDIAVQGSEFDDITTEEAFTKKCVVNGNAYSHSQTIPSYDANSHCLCVAGEVYCWWQNYSPSTDPSAGPSLLPSTTIESNYTPSLEESTDADDSSEEAFGDPEQQGYVEINGTYSTTSQPALTTCLVMGREYREGEVLPHSTGNCIECSCGSEGRVECSPRDCVALRPEIPVAPNIPDAPDGDFEVFNFDRGIDESF